The sequence AGATCAGCGTGCTGGCCATCGCCGCGCTCGGTGTCTTCGCCATGCTGCAGGGCCTGCGCCTGCCGGCGCGCACGCACGATGACCACGACCGCGCCTGGTCGGCCGATCGCCATCCGCCGATTCTCGCGACCCTGGCGCGCCTGTTGCTGCCGCTGGCCCTGCTGGTCTCGGTGTTCATCTTCCTGCGCGGGCACAACCTGCCGGGCGGCGGCTTCATCGCCGGCCTGGTCACCGCCGTCGCCCTGATCCTGCAGTACATCGCCTGCGGCAGCCGCTGGGTGCGCACCCGTCTGCCGCTGAATTACTCGCGCACGGCCGGCCTCGGGGTGTTCATCGCCGGCCTCACCGGCCTGGGAAGCTGGGCCTTCGGCTATCCGTTCCTGACCTCGTCCTTCGGCCACTTCCACTTACCGCTGGTGGGCGAGTTCGAACTGGCCACCGCCATGCTCTTCGATCTCGGCGTCTACCTCACCGTGGTCGGCGCGACCCTGCTGATCCTCGCCGGCATCGGTGAGCTGAACCCACCGCCGGAGCCCGTCGAGCGGGCACAGGAGGACTTCTGATGGAGGCGCTGTTCGCCATCGCCCTCGGCCTGCTCACCGCCAGCGGTGTGTATCTGCTGCTGCGCGCGCGCACCTTCCCGGTGGTGCTGGGCCTGACGCTGCTGTCCTACGCGGTCAACCTGTTCCTCTTCGCCATGGGCCGCCTCGCCGGCGAGCCGGCGGTGCTTGGGCAGGTGAGCCAGCCGGGCGATCCGATTCCCCAGGCGCTGGTGCTGACGGCCATCGTCATCGGCTTTGCCATGACCGCGTACGTCATCGTCCTGGCCCTGCGCGGGTTGGCGGAGACTGGCGGCGACCATGTCGACGGCAAGGCAGAGGAGGAGGAGCGATGAACCACCTGCTGATCGCGCCCGTGCTGCTGCCGCTGTTCAGCGGCTGCCTGCTGCTGCTCGCCGGCCTCGGCCTGCGCGCCAGCCGTGCGCTGTCCCTGCTCGCGACCCTGGCGTTGCTGCCGCTGAGCGCCTGTCTGCTGCAGCAGGCGGCCTCCGGCGAGGTGCAGTACTACGCCCTCGGCAACTGGCAGCCGCCCTTCGGCATCATCCTGGTGCTGGACCGCCTGAGCGCATTGATGCTGCTGGCCAACGCGCTGCTGGCGAGTTTCGCCATGCTTTACGCGCTGCGTGGCGATGACCTGCGCGGCAAGCAGTTCCACGCGCTCTTCCAGTTCCAGTTGCTGGGCCTGAACGGAGCCTTCCTCACCGGCGACCTGTTCAACCTGTTCGTGTTCTTCGAGATCCTGCTGATCGCCTCCTATGCGCTGCTGCTGCACGGCGGCGGGGCAGGGCGGGTGCGCGCCGGCCTGCACTACGTGGTGCTCAACCTGGTCGGCTCGGCATTCTTCCTGATCGCGGTCGGCGTGCTCTATGGCATTACCGGTACGCTGAACATGGCCGACATGGCCGGCCGCGTGGCGCAGCTCGGCGCCGCCGATGCGCCGCTGGTGCGCGCCGCGGCGCTGCTCCTGCTGGTGGTGTTTGGCCTCAAGGCGGCGCTGCTGCCGCTGTACTTCTGGCTGCCGCGCGCCTATTCCGAGGCAACGGCGCCGGTGGCGGCGCTGTTCTCGATCATGACCAAGGTCGGCATCTACTCGATCCTGCGCGTCTACACCCTGATTTTCGGCACCCACGCCGGCGAGCTGGCAGACCTGGCGCAGGCCTGGCTTTGGCCGCTGGCCCTGCTCGGCGTGCTGGCCGGTGCCTTCGGCGCATTGGCGGCGACGACTCTGCAGGGATTGCTGGCCTACCTGGTCGTGCTTTCCGCCGGGACGCTGCTGGCGGCGCTGGCGATCGGCACCCAGGCGGCGCTGGGCGCGGCACTTTACTACCTGCTGCATAGCACCTGGGTCGCTGGCGGTCTGTTCCTGCTCGCCGACCTGATCGCCCGACAGCGCGGCGACAAGGCCGGGGAACTGGTGCAGGGCCCGGCGCTGCTGCAGCCGCAACTGCTTGGCGCGCTGTTCTTCGCCGGGGCAATCGCCGTCGCCGGCCTGCCGCCGCTGTCCGGCTTCATCGGCAAGCTCCTGCTGCTGCAGGCCCTGCCGTCGGGCTGGGGCGCGGTGGCGCTGTGGAGCGTGGTGCTGGTCAGTGGGCTGGTCTGCATCATTGCCCTGGCGCGCGCCGGCAGCACGCTGTTCTGGCGTTGCGGACGCAGCGTGCTAGGCAGCGCCGAGCGTGATCCGATCCGTCTGCTCGCGGCCGTCGGCCTGCTCGCCTGTGCGCCGGCGCTGGTGATCTTCGCCAAGCCGCTGCTGGATTATGCACAGGCCACGGCTGCGCAATTGCTGGATGTCGACCTCTACCGCCAGGCGATCCTGGTCGGAGGTGGCGCATGATCCGCCGCCTGCTGCCGCATCCAGTGCTCAGCCTGTGCCTGCTGCTGGGCTGGGTGCTGCTGGTGAACGATTTCTCCTTCGGCCACTGGCTGCTCGCGGCCTTCCTCGCCGTGGCGATCCCGCTGCTGTGCCGGGACATGCTGCTGGCGCCGCTGCGTATCCACCGTCCGGGCCTGCTGCTGCGCTTCATCGGCCTGGTGCTGCACGACATAGTCGTGGCCAACCTGCAGGTCGCGCGCCTTGTCATCGGCCCGACCCGCAAGCTTCGGCCGGCCTTCGTCGAGGTGCCGCTGGAGCTGCGCGAGGACTTGCCGATCGCGATCCTCGCCAGTGTCATAACCCTGACCCCGGGCACGGTGTCCGCCGACCTCAGTAGCGATCGCCGCAGCCTGCTGGTGCATGGCCTCGACGTGCCCGATCCGCAGGCGCTGGTGGCAGACATCAAGGCACGCTACGAGGCGCCGCTCAAGGAGGTGTTCGAATGCTCGCCTACGTGATTCCGCTGTGCCTGGCGATGCTGGCGGCGGCGCTGCTGCTGACGGTGGCCCGGCTGGTGCGCGGGCCGAGCGTGGCCGACCGCATCCTCGCCCTGGACACGCTGTCGATCGAGGCCATCGCCCTGATCGTGCTGTTCGGCATCTGGAAGGGCAGCGGCCTGTATTTCGAGGCCGCGCTGCTGATCGCGGTCATGGGCTTCGTCAGCACAGTGGCGCTGTGCAAGTTCCTGCTGCGCGGAGACATCATCGAATGAAGCTGCTGATCGACACCCTGGTCGCGGTTCTATTGCTGGGCGGCAGCCTGTTCGCGCTGCTGGGCGCCGTCGGCCTTTACCGCCTGCCGGACTTCTACACGCGCCTGCACGCGCCGACCAAGGCCTCGACCCTGGGCGTGGGCGGGGTAGTGCTGGGCTCCCTGCTGTACTTCAGCACGAACGGGCAGGGCATCAGCTTGCACGAAGTGCTGATCACCCTGTTCCTGTTCATCACCGCGCCAGTCAGTGCGCACCTGCTGGCCAAGGCGGCCATGCAGCGCCGCGATGCCCGCGCTCCGGGTACCCAGGGCGAGCCCTGGGAATGAAAGGGCTCTTGTAGGAGCGAGCTTGCTCGCGAACAGGCCGCGTGCCGACTCATTCGCGAGCAAGCTCGCTCCCACGAAAAGCACAGCCATTACAGTTTTGCCGCGCCGCTGTGCCTGTCGGGGCGATTGGGCGAACTCCTATACTTGTCGGATTCGTCCTTCGGAGCGTTCCGTGCAGCAGTCCCGGCCGTTCGCCCTCGCGTGCCTGGTGTTGGCCATGGCGCTCTGGGGCAGTTCCTTCATTGCCCTGAAACTCGCCTTCGCCGAAATGCCGGCCATGTGGGTCATCTTCGCCCGTATGGCCATCGGCAGCCTGATCTTCCTTGCCGCCTGGCGCTGGCGCGGGCGCATCGAATACCGCAAGGGCGACTGGAGGTACCTGGTCGGCCTCGCCGTGTGCGAGCCCTGCCTGTACTTCGTTTTCGAGTCCTTCGCCCTGCACTACACCAGCGCCGCCCAGGCCGGGATGATCACGGCGTTGCTGCCGCTGATGGTCGCGGTGGGCGCCTTCCTGCTGCTGCATGAAAAGATCTCCCGCAACACCTGGGCCGGCTTCGCCCTGGCGGTGCTCGGCGCACTCTGGCTGACCCTGGCCAGCGAGCCTGACAGCCATGCGCCGGCGCCGCTGCTGGGCAACTTCTTCGAGCTGCTGGCGATGGTCTGCGCCACCGGCTACACCCTGCTGTTGAAGCACCTGTCGGCGCGTTACTCGCCGTTCATCCTCACCGCCATGCAGGCCTTCATCGGCTCGATATTCTTCCTGCCGGTGGCCGCGCTGACTGCCGGCGCGCCGCCCGTGCCCAGCAGCGAGGGCCTGCTGGCGCTGATCTACCTGGGCAGCGTGGTCACCGTGGGCGCCTATGGCCTGTACAACTTCGGTGTCAGCCGCCTGCCGGCGAGCCAGGCCACCGGCTTCATCAACCTGATCCCGGTGTTCACCCTGGTCTTCGCCTGGCTGCTGCTGGACGAGCGGCTCAACGGCCAGCAGGCGCTGGCCGCCGCGCTGGTCTTTGCCGGGGTGGCGCTCAGCCAGTGGCGCAGCACCGCTGCCCCGCCGCCGGCCGGGGTCCTGGACTAATCCATCGAGGTGCCGACCATGTCCGTCGATTTCCGCAATTGGACCTGCGAAGCCATCCGCATCATCGAGGCGGACTTCCAGCGCAGCGCCGATACCCACCTGATCCCCCTCGGCCTGCCCGGCATGCCGGGTATCGACCTGTACTTCAAGGACGAATCCAGCCACCCCACCGGCAGCCTCAAGCACCGCCTGGCGCGTTCGCTGTTCCTCTACGCGCTGTGCAACGGCTGGCTGAAGCCGGGGGCGCCGGTGATCGAGGCTTCCAGCGGGTCGACGGCGATCTCCGAGGCCTACTTCGCCCGGCTGCTCGGGCTGCCCTTTATCGCGGTGGTCCCGGCCAGCACTTCCAAGGAGAAGATCGCGCAGATCGCCTTCTACGGCGGGCAGAGCCACCTGGTGAAAGATCCCACGCAGATCTACGCCGAGTCCGAGCGCCTGGCGCGAGAAAGCGGCGGCCACTTCATGGACCAGTTCACCTATGCCGAGCGGGCCACCGACTGGCGGGCGAACAACAACATCGCCGAGTCGATCTTCCAGCAGATGCGCCATGAGCGCTTCCCCGAGCCGCGCTGGCTGGTTTCCAGCCCCGGCACCGGCGGTACCCTGGCCACTCTCGGGCGCTTTGCCCGCTATCGCCGTCACGAGACTCACGTGCTTTGCGCCGACGCCGAGCGCTCGGTGTTCTTCGACGCCTATCGCACCGGTGACCGCAGCCTGACCCTGGACTGCGGCTCGCGCATCGAAGGCATCGGCCGTCCGCGCGTGGAGGCGTCCTTCCTGCCTTCGGTCATCGATGCCATGGCCAAGGTGCCCGACGCCTGGTCGCTCGCTGCCATGCACTACCTGGCGCAGCGCCTGGGCCGGCATGTCGGCGGTTCCAGCGGCACCAACCTGATAGGCGCGCTACTGGCCGCCCAGGACATGGTGGCGCACGGCGAGTCGGGGTCGATCGTGGCGATTCTCTGCGATGGCGGCGAACGCTATGCCACCAGCTACTACGATCCGCTCTGGCTGAAGCAGAAGGGCTTCGAGCTGGACCCGCTGATCGAGGCCGTGCGCCGTTGCGCGGAAGAGGGCGTGCCGCTGCCGGAGGAGATCCGCAGCCTGGGATTGCGCGCCTGAAGCGGGAGCGGCCCGTTGCGGGCCGCCCTCGTCGGGATCACTCGGCGTAGGCGCCGCCCGGATAGGCGCAGCCGCGCATGACCTGGTTGTCCAGGCGCAGCTCGGCGGACATCTGGGTCACCGCGCCAGTCATGCTGTTCACACAGCGGCTCGGGGCGACCCACAGTTCCAGCTTCTCGCCATTGGCCTCGCTGGAGTAGCTGCTGCTGCCACCGGGCACGCTTTCGACCACGTAGGGCACCACCAGCGCCGGCTTGCCGGGGCGCTGCAGCAGCAGGCCCTGGGCGTTGATCATCACGTTCCAGGCCGGCTCGTTGCCGATGGCCTGGACGATGGTGTGCTTGAAGTTGGGGTCTTCGCAGCCGCGGCCTTCGCCCTGGATGCGGTACAGGGTGTCGACCTCCAGCTTGCCGTCGGTGTTGCTCGACTGCCCGCCGGAGTAGCCGCCGCGAACGTCGACAAAGAGCTTGGCGGCGCCATCGGCGAACAGGTCGCGGGACTCGCGGGCTACGCTGCCGTTGGGACCGTCCACCAGCAGGAAGTGGCGTTGCTCCTGGCACGGACGGAACATCAGGTCGTTGCCCTGGCGGGTCAGCTCGCCCTGCACCCGGGTTTGCGCGTGGGTGTCGACGGGCGCGGGTTTCCACACCTGGCAGGCGGCGAACAGGGGCAGGAGGCTATAGAGGGCGAAACGGGCTGGACGCATGCTGTGGGGGCTCCCGGAAAAATGCGCCCACGTTACCGAGCGTGCCGTGCTATCTCAAGGGATGCGGTGCCGCATCGGCACAAAGGAGGGGCAGGATGATTCTCTACAAGCGCGCCTACGACCCGGTCGGGGCGGATGATGGCTACCGGGTACTGGTGGATAGGCTGTGGCCACGCGGCATCCGCAAGGAGGATCTGGCCTTGCACGAATGGCTGAAGGAAGCCGCGCCGTCCAACGAACTACGCCGGCGCTTCCACCACGATCCCACGCGTTTCGAGGCGTTTCGTAGCGCCTATCACGCCGAACTCACGGCGCACCCGGAGCACTGGTGGAAGCTGCTGGAGATTGCCGGCAAGGGCAATCTGACCCTGCTCTACGGCGCCCGCGACACCGAGCACAACAACGCGCGGGTGCTGGCGGAGTTCCTCGAGGACGAACTGGAAAGGGTGCAGCCGGGGAGTTCGCCGACCTGCTATGCGGATCGCGACGCGTAGGAGCGGATCTCATCCGCGAAAATCCATTGCGCTGACGCCCCTTGTAGGAGCGCGCCATGCGCGCGAATCGCGGACAAGGGCCGCTCCTACAGGGGAGCCTCATTGACGCGTTACCAGATCTTGTACACCTGCCCGGTCTGTGCGCCTTCCACGCTGCGCGCGAAGCCCAGCGCCGCGTCGGCCGCCAGCACCGGCTTGAAGCCGCGGAAGAAGGGCGCATAGCCCTCCATCGACTCCACCAGCACGTTCGGGCTGACCGCGTTGATCCGCTGGCCGCGCGGCAGTTCCAGGGCTGCACTGCGGACGAAGCCTTCCACCGCGGCGTTGACCATGGTCGCCGAGCTGCCGAAGCGGATCGGGTCTTCGCTGAGGATGCCGGTGGTCAGGGTGAAGGAGGCGCCGTCGTTGGCGTAGCGGCTGCCGATCAGCACCAGGTTGACCTGGCCCATCAGCTTGTCCTTCAGGCCGACGGCGAATTCGGCTTCGCCCATCTCGGACAGCGCGCCGAAGTGCACCTTGCCGGCGGCGCTGACCAGCGCGTCGAACGAGCCGACCTTGTCGAACAGCGCCTGGATCGAGGCGCTGTCGGTGATGTCCACGTTGAAGTCGCCGCTGCTGCGGCCGACGCGGATGATCTCGTGACGCTGGCCCAGCTCGTTGGCCACGGCCTGGCCGAGGGTACCGCTGGCTCCGATGAGGATGATCTTCATGTTGGCTCCTGCTGTTGGGGGAAAGTGACGGAGCCAGTCTAGGGGCGTATTTTGTTTTGATAATCCGGGCAATCGGCAACCTTTGGTTTTCATGGGGAAACAATAATGGGCGAACTGGAAGATCTGTCGGCCTTCGCCGTGCTGCTGGAAAGCGGCAGCTTCACCCGCGCCGCCGAGCGCCTGGGCTGTAGCAAGGGGCAGTTGTCCAAGCGCATCAGCGCGCTCGAACAGGCCCTGGGCGTGACCCTGCTGCACCGCACCACGCGGCGCCTGTCGCTGACCGCCGCCGGCAGCGCGCTGCTGCCCGAGGCGCAGGCGCTCAATGCGCAGGCCGCGCGTGCCCGCCAGGCTGTGGCGCGGATGCAGGAGCAGGAGCACGGCACCGTACGCCTCACGGTGCCGGTGTCGCTGGGGGAAACCTTCTTCGATGCCTGGCTGGTGGAGTTCTCCCGCGCACACCCGGACATCCGCCTGGAGCTGGACCTGGCCAACGACCGCCGCGACCTGGTGGCCGACGGTTTCGACCTGGCGATCCGCTCCGGCATGGCCGGTGACGAGCGTTTAGTCGCACGGCCGCTGTTCGCCCTGCAGGAGCTGACCTGCGCCGCGCCACAGTACCTGGCCGAGCACGGCGAGCCGACGACGCCGGCGGAGCTGGCGCAGCACAACTGCCTGCTCAATACCCACTATGCCGACCACGAGCAGTGGCTCTACCAGCGCCGACACGAACTCTTCCGCGTGCCGGTTTCCGGCGTGCTGGCGAGCAATCACTACACCCTGCTGAAGAAGGCCGCGCTGGCCGGCGTCGGCATCGTCCGCCTGCCGTCCTACATGATTCACGACGAACTCGCCGCCGGCCGCCTGCGCTGGCTGCTGTGCGACTACCAGACGCGGACATCGCCGGTGTATCTCGTGCACCCGTACCAGGGCGGCCTGCCGCGCCGCACCCAGTTGCTGATGGACTACCTGCTGCGCTGGTTCGAGCGCAGCCGCCAGCGCCTGCTGGAATTGCAGGGCTGAGCCCGTCGTTCAGCTCCGTTCAGGTTCATTCAGCTTCGTTCAGCGGAGGTTCAGAGAGGGTTCAGGGGACGTTCAGTGGGCGAGGAATAGGCTTTGTCCATCGTCTTCAAACGTCCGCGAGGACCTGAACATGAAAGCCACTCAAACCCTTCTGATCGCTGCCTTTACTGCCAGTGCGCTGGTTCTTACCGGCTGCGCCTCGAACCTCTCCGGTAGCAGCTACTCCCGCGCCGACGCCCGCGCCGTGCAGACCGTGCGCATGGGCACCATCGAGTCGCTGCGCCCGGTACAGATCGAGGGCACCAAGACGCCGATCGGCACCCTGGCCGGCGCCGCCGTCGGTGGCATCGCCGGTAGCGGTATCGGCGGCGGGCGCGGGGCGAGCATCGCCACCATCCTCGGCGGCGTGGCCGGCGGGGCTGCCGGTTCGGCCATCGAGGAAGGCGTCACTCGTACCCAGGGCGTGGAAATCGTGGTTCGCGAAGACAGCGGCATCTCCCGCGCCTATGTCCAGGCGGTGGACCCGTCGCAGCGGTTCAACATCGGCGACCGTGTACGCATCATGAGCGTCAACGGTGCCAGCCGCGTGACCCTGTAACCCGCTGATTCGGAGGCATCATGAAACCCCTCGTCCTTTTCGTCGTCCTGATGCTTGGTATGCCCCTCGCCTGGTCCGGCGAGGGGGACGGCGACTACTGGTACCTGCAGACCAGCGTCATAACCCGCCACTGGCACCACGATCCCGACCACAACAACCACCAGGACCTCATTGGTCTGGAGCGCAACCGCGCTGACGGCTGGCTGGTGGGGGGCGCGACCTTCCGCAACTCGTTCAGCCAGCGCTCGAACTATGTCTACGCGGGCAAGCGCTACGAGATGGCCGACTCGCCGCTGTACTTCAAGGTCACCGCCGGTGCCCTGCAGGGCTACCATGGCAAGTACCGCGACAAAATCCCGCTCAACCACTACGGCGTGGCGCCGGCGGTGATTCCCTCGGTAGGCGCACAGTTCGGCCGCTTCGGCGCCGAGTTCGTGGTGCTGGGCAACTCCGCCGGGATGATCAACGTGGGGGTGCGCCTGTAAGGGCGCAACTCGTTCAGCCGACGACTTCGGTGAGGGCGGCGTCCAGTGTGTCGATCAGCAGGTCGGCGTGCTCTCGTTCGAAGGCCAGCAGCGGACGGATCTTCAGGATGTTCTCCAGTGGGCCGGCGGCGCTGATCAGCACGCCACGCTCGCGCATGGCATTGACCACCTGGCGCGTCTGCGCGGCGGCCGGTGCCTTGCTTTCGCGGTCGCTCACCAGCTCCACACCCAGGAACAGCCCGGCGCCGCGTACGTCGCCGATCAGCGGGTGACGCTCCGCCAGGCGACGGAAGCCCTGCAGCAGGTAGTCGCCGATTTCCGCCGAACGCTGTTGCAGCTTCTCCTCGCGAATCACGTTCAGCACCGCCTGGCCGGCGGCACAGGACACCGGGTTGCCGCCGAAGGTGTTGAAGTAGCGCACGCTGCGGCCGAAGCTCGCGAGCACTTCCGGGCGCGCCACTACGCCGGCGATGGGCTGGCCGTTGCCCATCGGCTTGCCGAGGGTGACCAGGTCCGGCAGCACGCCGTGGCGCTGGAAGCCCCACATGTGCGCGCCGGTACGGGCGAAACCGCATTGCACCTCGTCCGCTATGTAGAGCAGGCCTTCGGCGCGGGCCAAGGCCACCGCCTCGGCGAGGAAGCCGGCCGGCTCGGCGAAGACGCCGTCGCTGGCGAAGATGCCATCCAGCAGCAGGGCCGCCGGCTTGATGCCTTTGGCGCGCAGGTCGGCGATGGCCGCGCGTATGTCTTCGGCAAATAGCCGGCCGACGTTTTCCGCACCCAGCCGGTAAGCGTCGGGTGCACGCACGGTGCGCGCGTGGGCGGGCAGGGTGATGCCGCTGCCAAGGGACGGCGAGAGGGCGGAGATGTCGCCGGTGACGCCGTGGTAGGCGAAGCGCGTGATGATCACGCCGGTGCCGCCGGTATGGTGACGGGCGATGCGCAGGGCCAGGTCGTTGGCCTCGCTGCCGGTGCAGGTGAACATGACCTGGCCGAGTTCGGCGGGGAAGGTCGACAGCAGGTCTTCGGCGTAGTCGAGGATGCCTTCCTGCAGGTAGCGGGTGTGGGTGTTCAACACGGCCGCCTGTTCGGCAATGGCCTGCACCACGCGTGGGTGGCAATGGCCGATGGAGGCGACGTTGTTGTAGGCGTCCAGGTAGCGCCTGCCCTGTTCGTCGTAGAGCCATACGCCGTCGCCGCGAACGGTGTGCAGCGGGCGTTCGTAGAACAGCCGGTAGGCCGGGCCGAGCAGGCGCTCGCGGCGTTCGATCAGGCTGCGTTCCTTCTCGCTCAGGCGCTCGCCGTCGGCCGAGCTGTAGCCGTTGATCATGGTCATGCGTGGGACTCCTCTTGGCAGGCGCGGGCGATACGCTCGCGCGCCTCGGAACGGGATAGTGCGGCCAGTCCCTGCAGGCTGGCGCGGGCCTGGTGGGCGTTGCGCAGGATGTAGTCGCGGTTCTCCGGGTGCAGGCTGGCGCGCCAGGCAGTGATGCTCAGGGTCATTACCAGGCGGGTGGCCATGAGGTCGGCGAGGATCGCCTGCTCGACCTCCTGCAGCGGGTTGCGTGAGTGGTAGGCGGCGATGAACTCCAGGGCTGGGGCAAGCACGTCGCCCTCGGTGCCCAGTTGGTAGGCAGCGGCCACGCCCAGCTCATTGATCAGCGGTGCGTAGACCATGTCGCCGAAGTCGAGGATGTTGCGCAGCACCTCGGGGTGCTCCGCATCGACGATCACGTTGTGCGGGTTGAGGTCGTTGTGGATGACCTGGGCGCGCAGCTCTTTCTGCAGAGGCAGAGCGTGGGTCTCGAAGGCGTCGAGGCTGCGCTCGACCAGTGCGCGTTCGTCAGCGTTCTCGATGTGCTGCAGCAGCGGGCGCAGGCGCGCGGCTTGCTGCATGTCCCAGAGCAACTCGTGGCCGGAAGCGGGATGGCTGTAGCCGTGCAGCGCCAGGTCCAGGCGCGCCAGGGCGTCACCGAGATTGCGCCGCAGCGCCGGGCTGCGTTGCTTGATGCGATGCAGCGGCAGGCCTTCGACGAAGGACAACAGCCGCGCCAGCATGCGCTGGCCGTCCACTTCCACCCAACCCTGATAGTTGCCTTCTTGGTCGGGGTAGACGCGTTGCACTGGCAGCGTCGGGTCGGCTTGCTGCACGCGGAG is a genomic window of Pseudomonas knackmussii B13 containing:
- a CDS encoding Na+/H+ antiporter subunit C, giving the protein MEALFAIALGLLTASGVYLLLRARTFPVVLGLTLLSYAVNLFLFAMGRLAGEPAVLGQVSQPGDPIPQALVLTAIVIGFAMTAYVIVLALRGLAETGGDHVDGKAEEEER
- a CDS encoding monovalent cation/H+ antiporter subunit D, translated to MNHLLIAPVLLPLFSGCLLLLAGLGLRASRALSLLATLALLPLSACLLQQAASGEVQYYALGNWQPPFGIILVLDRLSALMLLANALLASFAMLYALRGDDLRGKQFHALFQFQLLGLNGAFLTGDLFNLFVFFEILLIASYALLLHGGGAGRVRAGLHYVVLNLVGSAFFLIAVGVLYGITGTLNMADMAGRVAQLGAADAPLVRAAALLLLVVFGLKAALLPLYFWLPRAYSEATAPVAALFSIMTKVGIYSILRVYTLIFGTHAGELADLAQAWLWPLALLGVLAGAFGALAATTLQGLLAYLVVLSAGTLLAALAIGTQAALGAALYYLLHSTWVAGGLFLLADLIARQRGDKAGELVQGPALLQPQLLGALFFAGAIAVAGLPPLSGFIGKLLLLQALPSGWGAVALWSVVLVSGLVCIIALARAGSTLFWRCGRSVLGSAERDPIRLLAAVGLLACAPALVIFAKPLLDYAQATAAQLLDVDLYRQAILVGGGA
- a CDS encoding Na+/H+ antiporter subunit E; amino-acid sequence: MIRRLLPHPVLSLCLLLGWVLLVNDFSFGHWLLAAFLAVAIPLLCRDMLLAPLRIHRPGLLLRFIGLVLHDIVVANLQVARLVIGPTRKLRPAFVEVPLELREDLPIAILASVITLTPGTVSADLSSDRRSLLVHGLDVPDPQALVADIKARYEAPLKEVFECSPT
- a CDS encoding K+/H+ antiporter subunit F is translated as MLAYVIPLCLAMLAAALLLTVARLVRGPSVADRILALDTLSIEAIALIVLFGIWKGSGLYFEAALLIAVMGFVSTVALCKFLLRGDIIE
- a CDS encoding Na+/H+ antiporter subunit G codes for the protein MKLLIDTLVAVLLLGGSLFALLGAVGLYRLPDFYTRLHAPTKASTLGVGGVVLGSLLYFSTNGQGISLHEVLITLFLFITAPVSAHLLAKAAMQRRDARAPGTQGEPWE
- a CDS encoding DMT family transporter — translated: MQQSRPFALACLVLAMALWGSSFIALKLAFAEMPAMWVIFARMAIGSLIFLAAWRWRGRIEYRKGDWRYLVGLAVCEPCLYFVFESFALHYTSAAQAGMITALLPLMVAVGAFLLLHEKISRNTWAGFALAVLGALWLTLASEPDSHAPAPLLGNFFELLAMVCATGYTLLLKHLSARYSPFILTAMQAFIGSIFFLPVAALTAGAPPVPSSEGLLALIYLGSVVTVGAYGLYNFGVSRLPASQATGFINLIPVFTLVFAWLLLDERLNGQQALAAALVFAGVALSQWRSTAAPPPAGVLD
- a CDS encoding PLP-dependent cysteine synthase family protein; protein product: MSVDFRNWTCEAIRIIEADFQRSADTHLIPLGLPGMPGIDLYFKDESSHPTGSLKHRLARSLFLYALCNGWLKPGAPVIEASSGSTAISEAYFARLLGLPFIAVVPASTSKEKIAQIAFYGGQSHLVKDPTQIYAESERLARESGGHFMDQFTYAERATDWRANNNIAESIFQQMRHERFPEPRWLVSSPGTGGTLATLGRFARYRRHETHVLCADAERSVFFDAYRTGDRSLTLDCGSRIEGIGRPRVEASFLPSVIDAMAKVPDAWSLAAMHYLAQRLGRHVGGSSGTNLIGALLAAQDMVAHGESGSIVAILCDGGERYATSYYDPLWLKQKGFELDPLIEAVRRCAEEGVPLPEEIRSLGLRA
- a CDS encoding COG3650 family protein is translated as MRPARFALYSLLPLFAACQVWKPAPVDTHAQTRVQGELTRQGNDLMFRPCQEQRHFLLVDGPNGSVARESRDLFADGAAKLFVDVRGGYSGGQSSNTDGKLEVDTLYRIQGEGRGCEDPNFKHTIVQAIGNEPAWNVMINAQGLLLQRPGKPALVVPYVVESVPGGSSSYSSEANGEKLELWVAPSRCVNSMTGAVTQMSAELRLDNQVMRGCAYPGGAYAE
- a CDS encoding DUF488 domain-containing protein, with amino-acid sequence MILYKRAYDPVGADDGYRVLVDRLWPRGIRKEDLALHEWLKEAAPSNELRRRFHHDPTRFEAFRSAYHAELTAHPEHWWKLLEIAGKGNLTLLYGARDTEHNNARVLAEFLEDELERVQPGSSPTCYADRDA
- a CDS encoding short chain dehydrogenase — translated: MKIILIGASGTLGQAVANELGQRHEIIRVGRSSGDFNVDITDSASIQALFDKVGSFDALVSAAGKVHFGALSEMGEAEFAVGLKDKLMGQVNLVLIGSRYANDGASFTLTTGILSEDPIRFGSSATMVNAAVEGFVRSAALELPRGQRINAVSPNVLVESMEGYAPFFRGFKPVLAADAALGFARSVEGAQTGQVYKIW
- a CDS encoding LysR family transcriptional regulator, which codes for MGELEDLSAFAVLLESGSFTRAAERLGCSKGQLSKRISALEQALGVTLLHRTTRRLSLTAAGSALLPEAQALNAQAARARQAVARMQEQEHGTVRLTVPVSLGETFFDAWLVEFSRAHPDIRLELDLANDRRDLVADGFDLAIRSGMAGDERLVARPLFALQELTCAAPQYLAEHGEPTTPAELAQHNCLLNTHYADHEQWLYQRRHELFRVPVSGVLASNHYTLLKKAALAGVGIVRLPSYMIHDELAAGRLRWLLCDYQTRTSPVYLVHPYQGGLPRRTQLLMDYLLRWFERSRQRLLELQG
- a CDS encoding glycine zipper 2TM domain-containing protein yields the protein MKATQTLLIAAFTASALVLTGCASNLSGSSYSRADARAVQTVRMGTIESLRPVQIEGTKTPIGTLAGAAVGGIAGSGIGGGRGASIATILGGVAGGAAGSAIEEGVTRTQGVEIVVREDSGISRAYVQAVDPSQRFNIGDRVRIMSVNGASRVTL
- a CDS encoding aspartate aminotransferase family protein, with translation MTMINGYSSADGERLSEKERSLIERRERLLGPAYRLFYERPLHTVRGDGVWLYDEQGRRYLDAYNNVASIGHCHPRVVQAIAEQAAVLNTHTRYLQEGILDYAEDLLSTFPAELGQVMFTCTGSEANDLALRIARHHTGGTGVIITRFAYHGVTGDISALSPSLGSGITLPAHARTVRAPDAYRLGAENVGRLFAEDIRAAIADLRAKGIKPAALLLDGIFASDGVFAEPAGFLAEAVALARAEGLLYIADEVQCGFARTGAHMWGFQRHGVLPDLVTLGKPMGNGQPIAGVVARPEVLASFGRSVRYFNTFGGNPVSCAAGQAVLNVIREEKLQQRSAEIGDYLLQGFRRLAERHPLIGDVRGAGLFLGVELVSDRESKAPAAAQTRQVVNAMRERGVLISAAGPLENILKIRPLLAFEREHADLLIDTLDAALTEVVG